One window from the genome of Pyrus communis chromosome 16, drPyrComm1.1, whole genome shotgun sequence encodes:
- the LOC137719453 gene encoding heavy metal-associated isoprenylated plant protein 24-like produces MADMQIVPACKNVEAQYVEMMVPLYSHGCEKKIKKTLSYLKGIYSVKVDYNEQKVTVWGICNKYDVLATVRSKRKHACFWNPKDNIALEDQSPEPPAVTTPPPSSPSPIHNTSSGKYTKPSLALIRVRSLSWKAWTPWKKVFNRSYSLPSRLKLNVN; encoded by the exons ATGGCCGATATGCAAATTGTTCCTGCCTGCAAAAACGTAGAAGCGCAGTATGTGGAGATGATGGTTCCTCTCTATTCTCATGGATgtgagaagaaaataaagaagaccCTCTCCTATCTCAAAG GGATATACTCAGTGAAGGTGGATTATAACGAACAAAAGGTGACGGTATGGGGAATATGCAACAAATACGATGTGCTTGCAACTGTAAGGAGCAAGAGAAAACACGCATGTTTTTGGAACCCTAAAGACAACATCGCCTTAGAAGATCAATCACCAGAACCACCAGCGGTgacaacaccaccaccttcctcTCCTTCTCCTATTCATAATACTTCAAGTGGTAAATACACAAAGCCTTCTTTGGCTCTGATTAGGGTTCGATCTTTGAGCTGGAAAGCATGGACTCCATGGAAGAAAGTTTTCAATAGGTCTTATTCATTACCCTCAAGGCTGAAGCTCAACGTTAATTGA